In a genomic window of Shouchella clausii:
- a CDS encoding UDP-N-acetylmuramoyl-tripeptide--D-alanyl-D-alanine ligase, which produces MKIDASLLKSIAKGSRLEEDGRGFSGVSTDTRQRMENGLFVPLKGERFDGHRFIEQAIEAGATGALWHEQEPVPEQLPKTFQLYYVEDTLLALQALAQAYREKVNPFVIGITGSNGKTTTKDIVASVLAGTATVHKTKGNLNNHIGVPLTLLSMPEDCSYAVVEMGMNHAGEISTLTQIAKPNAAIITSIGDAHIEHLGSREGIAAAKMEIADGLIKENWLLFDGDEPLLSPYNEQAETTVGFSDQAATKISDVETLENGYLFSMNGARWQLTMLGKHNVKNAAYAILLAQKLGLSNAVIQKQLSSLAITGMRLEKLNGPNGSTIINDAYNANPTSMKAAIETVKELPHYKRRVLVLGDIYELGQDEKALHKSVAAAIEPPITDVVTVGKKGRWIYEAQRDKKDCRISLVHADTVAEAAEILKPYYTKDTVVLIKASRGLALEEVLPAVKGGN; this is translated from the coding sequence ATGAAGATCGATGCAAGTTTGCTGAAATCCATTGCGAAAGGAAGCCGTTTGGAAGAAGACGGGCGCGGCTTTTCAGGCGTTTCGACGGACACGCGGCAGCGCATGGAAAATGGGCTGTTTGTGCCTTTAAAGGGAGAACGGTTTGATGGCCATCGCTTTATTGAACAAGCGATTGAAGCAGGGGCAACAGGTGCGCTTTGGCATGAACAGGAGCCTGTGCCTGAGCAGTTGCCAAAGACGTTCCAGCTCTACTATGTGGAAGACACGTTGTTAGCACTGCAGGCTTTGGCGCAAGCGTACCGTGAAAAAGTGAATCCGTTTGTTATTGGCATTACCGGCTCAAACGGAAAAACAACGACAAAGGATATAGTGGCTAGTGTGTTAGCTGGAACGGCTACTGTCCATAAAACGAAAGGGAATTTGAATAACCATATTGGCGTCCCCCTCACATTGCTGTCCATGCCAGAAGACTGCAGTTATGCGGTCGTTGAGATGGGGATGAACCATGCGGGGGAAATTTCGACGCTTACGCAAATAGCGAAGCCAAATGCAGCCATTATTACTAGCATTGGCGATGCCCATATCGAGCATTTAGGTTCTCGTGAAGGGATTGCGGCTGCAAAAATGGAAATTGCTGATGGGCTCATAAAGGAAAACTGGTTGTTATTCGACGGAGACGAACCATTGCTAAGTCCGTATAACGAACAAGCGGAAACGACAGTTGGTTTTTCTGATCAGGCGGCAACCAAAATAAGTGACGTCGAAACGCTAGAAAATGGCTATCTCTTTTCTATGAACGGCGCACGCTGGCAACTGACAATGTTAGGCAAGCATAATGTCAAAAATGCTGCTTATGCGATTTTGCTTGCGCAAAAGCTAGGTTTGAGCAATGCTGTGATCCAAAAACAACTTTCTTCCTTGGCGATAACAGGTATGCGGCTAGAGAAGCTTAACGGGCCAAACGGCTCGACGATCATTAATGACGCCTACAATGCCAATCCAACATCGATGAAAGCGGCAATTGAGACTGTGAAAGAGCTGCCCCATTATAAAAGGCGCGTTCTTGTCCTAGGGGATATTTATGAGCTAGGGCAAGATGAAAAAGCTCTTCACAAAAGCGTTGCTGCTGCTATTGAGCCGCCTATCACAGACGTTGTGACAGTCGGCAAAAAAGGCCGATGGATTTACGAGGCCCAACGTGATAAAAAGGACTGCCGAATTTCGCTTGTCCATGCTGATACGGTTGCGGAAGCAGCCGAAATTTTGAAACCTTACTATACGAAAGACACCGTTGTATTAATAAAAGCTTCACGCGGATTGGCGCTTGAGGAAGTTTTACCGGCTGTCAAAGGAGGCAATTAA
- the mraY gene encoding phospho-N-acetylmuramoyl-pentapeptide-transferase, whose amino-acid sequence MEEWTLLFVLILSFAAAVIMSPLFIPFLRKLKFGQSIREEGPKSHQKKSGTPTMGGIVIVLSIFISALAIGIAITGFTPELLLLMVVTLGYGIVGFVDDYLKVVRKHNLGLTSKQKLAGQLVIAAIFYIGLLAISFDTFIAIPGTTFGFDLGWFYLILIVLMLLGASNAVNLTDGLDGLLAGTGSIAFGAFAILAWSGGFIDTALFSTAITGALLGFLVFNAHPAKVFMGDTGSLALGGAIAAIAILTKMELMLIIVGGVFVIETLSVIIQVASFKLTGKRVFRMSPLHHHYELVGWSEWRVVVTFWLVGMIFAIMGIYIGVWLT is encoded by the coding sequence ATGGAAGAATGGACGCTGTTGTTCGTTCTCATTCTCTCATTTGCGGCTGCTGTTATTATGTCACCGCTGTTTATTCCCTTTTTGCGGAAATTGAAGTTTGGGCAGAGCATCCGTGAAGAAGGACCGAAATCCCATCAGAAGAAAAGCGGTACGCCAACAATGGGCGGTATTGTTATTGTCTTATCGATCTTCATCAGTGCCCTCGCGATCGGGATCGCCATCACAGGATTCACACCAGAATTGTTGTTGTTAATGGTTGTTACGCTTGGTTATGGGATCGTCGGTTTTGTTGACGACTATTTAAAAGTGGTGCGCAAGCACAATCTCGGCTTGACCTCCAAGCAAAAGCTAGCAGGTCAGCTAGTCATTGCTGCTATTTTCTATATCGGATTGCTTGCGATCAGCTTTGATACATTTATCGCCATTCCAGGCACAACGTTTGGCTTTGATTTAGGCTGGTTTTACCTCATTTTGATTGTCTTGATGCTGCTCGGGGCGAGCAATGCCGTCAATTTGACTGATGGCCTTGACGGGCTCTTGGCTGGCACCGGTTCAATCGCCTTTGGCGCTTTTGCCATTCTTGCTTGGAGCGGAGGATTCATTGACACGGCTTTATTTTCGACGGCCATTACTGGAGCACTTTTAGGGTTTCTCGTCTTTAATGCCCATCCTGCAAAAGTATTTATGGGGGATACAGGCTCCCTTGCCCTTGGCGGGGCGATTGCTGCGATCGCGATCCTCACAAAAATGGAATTGATGCTCATTATTGTGGGTGGTGTGTTTGTCATTGAAACGCTCTCGGTCATCATTCAAGTCGCATCGTTTAAATTAACAGGGAAACGCGTGTTTCGAATGAGCCCATTGCATCACCATTATGAGCTTGTCGGTTGGTCCGAATGGCGAGTAGTCGTGACATTTTGGCTTGTCGGGATGATCTTTGCCATTATGGGCATTTACATTGGAGTGTGGCTGACATGA
- the murD gene encoding UDP-N-acetylmuramoyl-L-alanine--D-glutamate ligase, with product MKQVKELIGKRVLVLGMAKSGVASALLLARLGAEVVINDSKSRAEQPQASELEAAGIQVVCGGHPLTVLDGCSLLVKNPGIPYTNVLVKEAEARSMPIWTEIELAYLISEAEMVAITGSNGKTTTTTLVKEMLEHSGRKPLIAGNIGTVASEVAQKAKAEHVIVLEVSSFQLMGTNAFQPKVAVWLNVFDAHLDYHGTREDYIAAKARIAANMGPADYLVYNADDPAVVQAIARTGATLVPFSRINVVEDGAYVKDGTIFFKDEPILALADAVLPGTHNVENMLAATAAARLAGATVEQIRHVLCHFPGVKHRLQYVGSWQERQFYNDSKATNILATKAALSGFAKPVVLIAGGLDRGNDFDELLASLKHVKAVVAYGETKSKLLALAAKANVQAVTAERVKDATEKAVALSQPGDVVLLSPACASWDQYRSFEERGDEFLDYVNTIIKPS from the coding sequence ATGAAGCAAGTAAAGGAATTGATCGGAAAGCGTGTCCTCGTTCTCGGAATGGCGAAAAGTGGCGTTGCTTCGGCGTTGCTGCTTGCCCGTTTAGGAGCGGAGGTTGTCATTAACGACAGTAAAAGCCGTGCTGAACAACCACAGGCAAGCGAATTAGAAGCTGCCGGCATTCAAGTGGTGTGCGGCGGGCACCCGCTCACCGTGCTTGATGGCTGCAGCTTGCTCGTGAAAAATCCCGGCATTCCCTATACAAATGTACTGGTAAAGGAAGCGGAAGCCCGTAGCATGCCGATTTGGACCGAAATCGAGCTCGCCTATTTGATTTCAGAAGCAGAAATGGTCGCCATTACTGGCTCAAATGGCAAAACAACAACGACAACATTGGTAAAAGAAATGCTTGAGCATAGTGGACGCAAGCCGCTAATTGCCGGAAATATTGGCACAGTAGCCTCGGAAGTAGCTCAAAAGGCAAAGGCTGAACATGTAATCGTGCTGGAAGTTTCTAGTTTTCAATTAATGGGCACAAACGCATTTCAGCCAAAGGTAGCTGTTTGGCTGAATGTATTTGACGCCCATTTAGACTACCACGGCACTCGTGAAGACTACATAGCGGCCAAGGCGAGGATTGCTGCCAACATGGGTCCAGCTGACTATCTTGTGTACAATGCGGATGATCCGGCAGTCGTTCAGGCCATTGCTCGTACAGGCGCTACCCTTGTCCCATTTTCGCGCATCAATGTCGTGGAAGACGGTGCTTACGTGAAAGACGGTACGATCTTTTTTAAAGATGAACCGATCCTTGCATTGGCAGATGCCGTATTACCAGGGACACATAACGTCGAAAATATGTTAGCTGCTACTGCGGCGGCTCGCTTAGCAGGGGCGACAGTAGAACAAATCAGGCATGTGCTCTGTCATTTCCCTGGAGTGAAGCACCGGCTTCAATATGTGGGAAGTTGGCAAGAGCGGCAGTTTTACAATGATTCAAAGGCAACGAATATACTAGCAACAAAAGCGGCGCTATCTGGATTTGCAAAGCCGGTTGTTCTCATTGCCGGCGGACTCGACCGCGGCAACGACTTTGACGAGCTGTTAGCGAGTCTAAAACACGTCAAGGCTGTCGTTGCATACGGCGAAACAAAAAGCAAACTGTTGGCATTGGCAGCGAAAGCAAATGTCCAAGCGGTTACAGCTGAACGGGTCAAAGACGCCACGGAGAAAGCAGTGGCGCTGTCGCAACCTGGTGACGTTGTCCTTTTGTCGCCAGCTTGTGCTAGCTGGGACCAATACCGCTCTTTTGAAGAGCGAGGCGATGAATTTCTTGATTACGTGAACACGATCATCAAACCATCGTAA